Proteins encoded by one window of Erwinia pyrifoliae DSM 12163:
- a CDS encoding aldo/keto reductase codes for MGEYAGQPQQQVAALLTGLEMSLTLTNSAEMYADGGAEQVVGNALNVRHDRAWRVSTFYPGHA; via the coding sequence ATGGGGGAATATGCCGGACAGCCTCAGCAGCAGGTTGCCGCTTTATTAACGGGGCTGGAGATGAGCCTTACCCTGACAAACAGCGCAGAGATGTATGCCGATGGCGGTGCGGAACAGGTCGTCGGTAACGCGCTGAACGTTCGGCACGACCGCGCCTGGCGGGTATCAACGTTTTACCCCGGGCATGCTTAA
- a CDS encoding D-hexose-6-phosphate mutarotase, with the protein MNENIFSLPVLNPLTPYLSQRQLGELPVIVITHPKVRAAVTLQGAQLIAWQPTGEKPVIWLSDKTPLRDGKAIRGGVPVCWPWFGPAGEPAHGFARHLPWELFAHDENEQCVMLTLVLKSSERTRKLWPHDFTLFARFRFGEHCEIELEAHGAFESTAALHSYFAVADIGGVSVSGLGPGYIDKVKDGVTGTSDDGVQTYPQRTDRTYTQPDDCSVISDNSGERVIEVHHHYHSDVVTWNPGPALSCSMADMANDGYKTMVCVETAHISQPMISSDDRPARLATTFRVRRKK; encoded by the coding sequence ATGAACGAGAACATATTCTCCCTGCCTGTGCTTAACCCGTTGACCCCCTACCTCTCACAGCGCCAGCTGGGCGAGTTACCGGTCATTGTCATCACCCATCCCAAAGTACGCGCGGCCGTTACCCTTCAGGGCGCCCAGCTGATTGCCTGGCAGCCCACGGGTGAAAAGCCCGTTATCTGGCTTAGCGATAAAACTCCTCTGCGTGACGGAAAAGCGATTCGCGGCGGTGTGCCTGTTTGTTGGCCCTGGTTTGGCCCGGCCGGCGAGCCGGCACATGGCTTTGCCCGTCATCTGCCCTGGGAGCTTTTTGCACATGATGAGAACGAACAGTGCGTCATGTTGACGCTGGTATTGAAAAGCAGCGAGAGAACCAGGAAGTTATGGCCACACGATTTTACCCTGTTTGCCCGGTTCCGCTTTGGCGAACACTGTGAGATTGAACTTGAAGCACATGGTGCATTTGAGTCAACTGCCGCACTGCACAGTTACTTCGCCGTGGCGGATATCGGCGGCGTTTCGGTCAGTGGCCTGGGGCCGGGTTATATTGATAAAGTCAAAGATGGGGTGACGGGAACGTCTGACGACGGCGTACAAACCTATCCTCAGCGCACCGACCGTACTTACACGCAGCCTGACGATTGCAGCGTCATTAGCGATAACAGCGGAGAGCGGGTGATTGAAGTGCATCACCATTACCACAGTGACGTTGTCACATGGAATCCGGGACCCGCGTTATCATGTAGCATGGCCGATATGGCCAATGACGGATATAAAACCATGGTTTGTGTCGAAACGGCGCATATCAGTCAGCCAATGATCAGCAGCGACGACAGGCCAGCCCGACTGGCAACCACCTTCAGGGTTCGTCGAAAAAAGTGA
- the gapA gene encoding glyceraldehyde-3-phosphate dehydrogenase translates to MTIKVGINGFGRIGRIVFRAAQERSDVEIVAINDLLDAEYMAYMLKYDSTHGRFNGTVEVKDGHLVVNGKTIRVTAERDPANLKWDAAGVDVVAEATGIFLTDETARKHIEAGAKKVVLTGPSKDDTPMFVMGVNHKAYAGQAIVSNASCTTNCLAPLAKVINDKFGIVEALMTTVHATTATQKTVDGPSHKDWRGGRGASQNIIPSSTGAAKAVGKVIPELNGKLTGMAFRVPTPNVSVVDLTARLEKPASYKEICDTIKAAAEGELKGILGYTEDEVVSTDFNGEKLTSIFDAKAGIALNDNFVKLVSWYDNETGYSNKVLDLIAHIAK, encoded by the coding sequence ATGACTATCAAAGTAGGTATCAACGGTTTTGGCCGTATCGGTCGCATCGTTTTCCGTGCTGCTCAGGAACGTTCTGACGTAGAAATCGTTGCTATCAACGATCTGCTCGACGCAGAGTACATGGCTTACATGCTGAAGTATGACTCAACTCACGGGCGTTTTAACGGCACCGTAGAAGTCAAAGACGGCCATCTGGTTGTTAACGGCAAAACCATCCGTGTTACCGCTGAGCGCGATCCAGCGAACCTGAAGTGGGATGCGGCCGGCGTTGATGTGGTAGCTGAAGCAACCGGTATCTTCCTGACCGATGAGACGGCACGTAAACACATCGAAGCTGGCGCTAAGAAAGTGGTACTGACTGGCCCGTCTAAAGATGATACCCCGATGTTCGTCATGGGTGTGAACCACAAGGCTTACGCGGGTCAGGCTATCGTTTCTAACGCCTCCTGCACCACTAACTGCCTGGCACCGCTGGCGAAAGTCATCAACGATAAATTCGGTATTGTTGAAGCACTGATGACCACTGTTCACGCGACGACGGCGACCCAGAAGACCGTTGACGGCCCGTCTCACAAAGACTGGCGCGGCGGCCGTGGCGCATCGCAGAACATTATCCCTTCTTCTACCGGTGCTGCGAAAGCGGTAGGTAAAGTGATCCCTGAGCTAAACGGCAAACTGACCGGTATGGCGTTCCGCGTTCCTACTCCTAACGTTTCCGTTGTTGATCTGACTGCACGTCTGGAAAAGCCGGCGTCTTACAAAGAAATCTGTGACACGATTAAAGCGGCTGCCGAAGGTGAGTTGAAAGGTATTCTGGGCTACACCGAAGATGAAGTGGTTTCTACCGATTTCAACGGCGAAAAACTGACCTCTATCTTTGATGCTAAAGCCGGTATCGCCCTGAATGACAACTTTGTGAAACTGGTATCCTGGTACGACAACGAAACAGGTTACTCGAACAAGGTTCTGGATCTGATTGCTCACATCGCTAAATAA
- the msrB gene encoding peptide-methionine (R)-S-oxide reductase MsrB: protein MANEDTSFSSENALTEMQHYVTQQRGTEPPYSGKLLHNKSDGIYHCLVCRASLFLSGAKYDSGCGWPSFYQPYSDEAIRYLEDNTHGMQRIEIRCGSCDAHLGHVFPDGPQPTGERFCVNSASLSFTDDDGNKTPG from the coding sequence ATGGCTAATGAAGACACCTCTTTTTCATCCGAAAACGCCTTAACTGAAATGCAGCACTATGTGACGCAACAGCGTGGCACCGAGCCTCCGTACTCCGGCAAGCTGCTGCACAACAAAAGCGACGGCATTTACCATTGTCTGGTTTGCCGGGCGTCGCTGTTCTTGTCGGGGGCTAAATATGATTCTGGCTGCGGCTGGCCCAGCTTTTATCAGCCCTACAGCGACGAGGCTATCCGCTATCTGGAGGATAACACTCACGGCATGCAGCGCATTGAAATCCGCTGTGGCAGTTGTGACGCGCATCTCGGCCATGTTTTCCCGGATGGCCCGCAGCCAACAGGCGAACGCTTTTGTGTTAATTCAGCCTCGCTGAGTTTTACCGATGACGATGGCAATAAAACGCCGGGCTAA
- a CDS encoding YeaC family protein yields the protein MELDEMIAGMTSEVYQRLVTAVETGKWADGVALTPEQKEHSLQLVLLWQARNNDNPQHMSVAKGGEIVMKSKKQLKEEFGICDEAVTRIRLQ from the coding sequence ATGGAACTGGATGAAATGATCGCCGGCATGACGTCGGAGGTGTATCAGCGCCTGGTCACCGCCGTAGAAACCGGCAAATGGGCCGATGGCGTTGCGCTGACGCCGGAGCAAAAAGAGCATAGCCTGCAGCTGGTGCTACTCTGGCAGGCGCGAAACAATGACAACCCGCAACATATGAGTGTGGCAAAGGGCGGGGAGATAGTGATGAAAAGCAAAAAGCAGCTGAAAGAGGAGTTCGGCATCTGCGACGAGGCGGTGACGCGCATCAGGCTCCAGTAA
- the pncA gene encoding bifunctional nicotinamidase/pyrazinamidase, whose translation MSIRQALLLIDLQNDFCPGGALAVSEGDQTIAVANRLAADFQRRGETVIATLDWHPAGHGSFASNAGTIVGTQGDLNGLPQIWWPDHCVQHSHGAQLHPLLDRAAISLLVHKGENAEIDSYSAFYDNGQRHQTLLHGWLSELGITALTVMGLATDYCVKFSVLDALALGYRVTVVTAGCRGVNLHPDDSDNALLSMTQAGAILI comes from the coding sequence ATGAGCATACGTCAGGCACTATTATTGATAGACCTGCAAAATGACTTTTGTCCCGGCGGGGCGTTGGCCGTCAGCGAAGGGGATCAGACCATTGCCGTCGCTAACCGCCTTGCTGCCGATTTCCAGCGGCGTGGCGAGACGGTGATCGCCACCCTCGACTGGCATCCTGCAGGGCATGGCAGTTTTGCCTCCAACGCCGGGACTATAGTGGGAACCCAGGGCGATTTAAACGGCTTACCCCAGATCTGGTGGCCGGATCATTGCGTGCAGCATAGCCACGGTGCGCAGCTGCATCCTTTGCTCGATCGCGCGGCAATCAGCCTGCTGGTGCACAAAGGTGAGAATGCAGAAATTGATAGCTACAGTGCATTTTATGATAATGGCCAGCGCCATCAGACGCTGTTACACGGCTGGCTGAGTGAGCTTGGCATTACTGCCCTGACCGTAATGGGCCTGGCGACCGATTACTGCGTGAAATTTAGCGTGCTGGACGCACTGGCTCTGGGCTACCGGGTGACGGTGGTGACAGCAGGCTGCCGGGGCGTTAATCTGCATCCTGACGACAGTGACAATGCCCTGCTATCTATGACTCAGGCAGGTGCGATCCTCATTTAA
- the ansA gene encoding asparaginase, with product MQKKSIYVAYTGGTIGMQRSEHGFIPVSGHLQKQLANMPEFHRPEMPDFTIHEYQPLIDSSDMTPQDWQTIADDIKQNYDRYDGFVILHGTDTMAFTASALSFMLENLARPVIVTGSQIPLEQLRSDGQQNLLNSLFVAANYPINEVTLFFNNTLYRGNRTTKAHADGFNAFASPNLPPLLEAGIHIRRLNTPPAPAGEGELVVHPITPQPIGVVTLYPGISAEVVRNFLQQPVKALILRSYGVGNAPQNKAFLQELKDATGRGIVVVNLTQCISGKVNMGGYATGNALAHAGVVSGADLTVEATLTKLHYLLSQDLTSDEIRQLMKQNLRGELTPD from the coding sequence ATGCAAAAGAAATCCATTTACGTCGCCTATACTGGCGGGACCATCGGCATGCAGCGCTCCGAGCATGGCTTTATTCCGGTTTCCGGCCATCTGCAGAAACAGCTGGCCAATATGCCCGAGTTTCACCGGCCAGAAATGCCTGATTTCACCATCCATGAATATCAGCCTTTGATTGATTCGTCAGATATGACGCCGCAAGACTGGCAGACCATCGCCGATGATATAAAGCAAAACTACGATCGCTACGACGGTTTTGTTATCCTGCACGGTACTGACACCATGGCGTTTACCGCCTCGGCTCTCTCATTTATGCTGGAAAACCTCGCCAGGCCGGTTATCGTGACAGGGTCACAGATACCGCTTGAACAGCTGCGTTCCGACGGGCAGCAGAATTTGCTGAATTCGTTATTCGTTGCCGCCAACTACCCGATTAATGAAGTCACGCTGTTTTTCAATAACACCCTGTATCGTGGCAACCGCACCACCAAGGCACATGCCGACGGTTTTAACGCTTTCGCCTCGCCCAATCTGCCACCGCTGCTGGAAGCGGGTATCCATATTCGTCGTCTCAATACCCCTCCGGCTCCTGCTGGCGAGGGTGAATTGGTGGTGCACCCGATCACCCCGCAGCCTATCGGGGTGGTTACCCTCTATCCCGGCATTTCGGCCGAAGTGGTGCGCAATTTTCTTCAGCAGCCGGTTAAAGCGCTGATCCTGCGCTCTTACGGCGTGGGTAACGCGCCACAGAATAAGGCGTTTCTTCAGGAGCTTAAAGACGCCACCGGGCGCGGCATCGTGGTGGTGAATCTGACCCAGTGTATCTCCGGCAAGGTCAATATGGGCGGTTACGCCACCGGAAATGCGTTGGCACATGCAGGTGTGGTGAGCGGCGCAGATCTGACCGTTGAAGCCACGCTGACCAAGCTGCACTACCTGCTGAGCCAGGATCTGACCAGCGATGAAATCCGCCAGCTGATGAAGCAGAATCTGCGTGGCGAACTGACCCCGGATTGA
- the sppA gene encoding signal peptide peptidase SppA, whose protein sequence is MRVLWRIIATIFKWTWRMLNFVREFVLNLFLILLIVVALGLWFQLHNAGTPAATQKGALVVNLSGAVVDKPSVSNKFSKIGRQLLGASSGRLKENSLFDVVDAIRQAKDDTNITGMVLDLRHFAGGDQPSLQYIGKALREFRDGGKPIFATGESYSQAQYYLASFANKIYLSPQGNVDLHGFATNRLYYKTLIDKLKISSHVFRVGTYKSAVEPFLRDSMSPEARDADGRWVGELWQNYLNMLAANRQITVVQVFPGAQGVLNGLQKLGGDTAQYAKENKLVDELASSSRVEHELVKTFGWDKGTNHYRGTSIYDYQVKANGSSDGNVAVILANGAIMDGEEAPGSVGADTTALEIRAARLDPKIKAIVFRVNSPGGSVTASETIREELAAAKEAGKPVVVSMGGMAASGGYWVSTPANYIIASPNTLTGSIGIFGVINTVESSLDAIGVHTDGVATSPLADVASTKALPPEVQQMMQLSIDKGYQNFIGLVAKSRNKTSEEIDKIAQGHVWTGSDAKAKGLIDALGDFDDAVAKAAELAKLDKPQLSWYQGEPGLLDMLFSQVDVSAHAALPATLKAYLPAPMFDVISAMKKQPGLMDNLNDPQNRYAFCLTCGEVK, encoded by the coding sequence ATGCGCGTGTTATGGCGGATTATCGCTACTATCTTTAAGTGGACGTGGCGGATGCTGAACTTCGTTCGCGAATTTGTGCTTAACCTGTTCCTGATCCTGCTGATTGTGGTCGCCCTGGGGCTTTGGTTCCAGTTACATAATGCCGGCACGCCGGCTGCGACGCAAAAAGGCGCGCTGGTCGTCAACCTGAGTGGTGCGGTGGTGGACAAACCGTCCGTCAGCAATAAATTCAGCAAGATTGGCCGCCAGCTGTTAGGTGCCAGCAGTGGCCGCCTTAAGGAAAACTCGCTGTTTGACGTGGTAGACGCCATTCGCCAGGCAAAAGACGATACCAATATCACCGGTATGGTGCTCGACCTGCGTCACTTTGCCGGCGGAGATCAGCCATCGCTACAATATATCGGTAAGGCGCTGCGTGAATTCCGTGACGGCGGTAAACCCATCTTCGCCACCGGAGAGAGCTACAGCCAGGCACAATACTATCTTGCCAGCTTTGCTAACAAAATTTACCTCTCGCCGCAAGGTAACGTTGACCTGCATGGTTTCGCTACCAACAGACTGTATTATAAAACATTAATAGATAAGCTGAAAATCAGCTCTCATGTGTTCCGCGTGGGCACCTACAAGTCAGCGGTAGAACCTTTCCTGCGTGACAGTATGTCACCAGAGGCGCGTGATGCCGATGGTCGCTGGGTCGGGGAACTGTGGCAAAATTACCTGAATATGCTGGCCGCTAACCGTCAGATAACCGTCGTTCAGGTCTTCCCTGGCGCACAGGGCGTGCTGAACGGGCTACAAAAGCTCGGCGGGGATACCGCTCAGTACGCGAAAGAAAATAAGCTGGTGGATGAACTGGCGTCTTCGTCGCGGGTTGAACACGAGTTGGTCAAAACCTTCGGCTGGGATAAAGGAACGAACCATTATCGCGGTACCAGCATCTATGACTATCAGGTGAAGGCTAACGGCAGTAGCGACGGGAATGTGGCGGTCATATTGGCCAACGGCGCGATCATGGATGGCGAGGAAGCGCCGGGTAGCGTCGGCGCAGACACCACCGCACTGGAGATCCGAGCAGCGCGCCTTGATCCTAAAATTAAAGCCATCGTCTTCCGCGTTAACAGCCCTGGCGGCAGCGTGACGGCCTCCGAGACCATTCGTGAAGAGCTGGCTGCTGCGAAGGAAGCTGGCAAGCCTGTGGTGGTCTCTATGGGCGGTATGGCGGCTTCCGGAGGCTACTGGGTATCAACACCGGCCAATTACATCATTGCCAGCCCCAATACGCTGACCGGTTCGATTGGCATCTTCGGTGTCATCAACACCGTAGAAAGCTCACTGGACGCCATTGGCGTGCATACCGACGGCGTGGCAACTTCACCGCTGGCTGATGTGGCCAGCACCAAGGCGCTGCCGCCGGAAGTGCAGCAGATGATGCAATTGAGCATCGATAAGGGCTATCAGAACTTCATCGGCCTGGTGGCTAAATCACGTAACAAAACCAGCGAGGAGATTGACAAGATTGCTCAGGGGCATGTCTGGACCGGCAGTGACGCGAAGGCGAAGGGTCTGATAGATGCGCTGGGTGATTTTGATGATGCGGTGGCTAAAGCGGCAGAGCTGGCAAAACTCGACAAGCCACAACTGAGCTGGTATCAGGGCGAGCCAGGTTTGCTGGATATGTTGTTCAGCCAGGTAGACGTTTCGGCACATGCTGCGCTTCCAGCCACCCTGAAAGCCTATCTGCCTGCCCCGATGTTTGATGTTATCTCGGCAATGAAAAAACAACCGGGCCTGATGGATAATCTCAACGATCCGCAAAACCGCTATGCTTTTTGCCTGACCTGCGGAGAGGTGAAATAA
- a CDS encoding NAD(P)H nitroreductase, translating to MDALELLINRRSASRLAEPAPAGEALENILRAGQRAPDHGTLKPWRFIIIENEGRDRFSALLEKLSCDARLDEKAIEKARLAPYRAPMIITVVAHCEDHPKVPRWEQVVSAGCAVMAMQMAAAAQGFNGIWRSGAWTEAEPVREAFNCRPQDAIVGFLYLGTPQLKSSTRVVPPDSRALISYF from the coding sequence ATGGATGCTTTGGAATTACTGATCAACCGCCGCTCTGCATCCCGTCTGGCTGAGCCAGCCCCGGCAGGTGAAGCATTGGAGAATATTTTGCGTGCAGGCCAGCGCGCGCCGGATCACGGCACACTAAAGCCCTGGCGCTTTATCATTATCGAGAATGAAGGACGTGACCGCTTTAGCGCGCTGCTGGAAAAACTGTCGTGTGATGCACGGCTGGATGAAAAAGCCATTGAGAAAGCGCGGCTTGCGCCATATCGTGCGCCGATGATCATTACCGTGGTGGCACATTGTGAAGACCATCCTAAAGTACCGCGCTGGGAGCAAGTGGTTTCCGCCGGATGCGCCGTTATGGCGATGCAAATGGCCGCCGCCGCGCAGGGGTTTAACGGTATCTGGCGTAGCGGAGCCTGGACAGAGGCAGAGCCGGTACGCGAGGCGTTCAATTGCCGTCCCCAGGATGCGATTGTCGGTTTTCTCTACCTGGGGACGCCGCAGCTCAAATCTTCAACCCGAGTTGTCCCGCCGGACAGCCGCGCATTGATTAGCTACTTTTGA
- a CDS encoding DNA topoisomerase III, with product MRLFIAEKPSLARAIADVLPKPHRRGDGYIACGSDQVVTWCVGHLLEQAQPDSYNSRFARWSLDDLPIVPEKWRLQPRPSVAKQLNVIKGLLAQASVVVHAGDPDREGQLLVDEVLDYLTLPAEKRAQVQRCLINDLNPQAVERAIGRLRENREFIPLCVSALARARADWLYGINMTRAYTLLGRNAGYDGVLSVGRVQTPVLGLVVRRDEEIENFVAKDFFEVRAHIVTPADERFVALWQPSASCEPYQDEEGRLLHRPLAEHVVARIGGHPAHVTSYNDKRENETAPLPFSLSALQIEAGKRFGLSAQTVLDTCQRLYETHKLITYPRSDSRYLPDEHFAGRHAVLNAINVHQPNLSPPGDFNSDQKNRCWDDKKVDAHHAIIPTARSSQVSLSDNEQQIYRLIATQYLMQFCPDAVYRKCVIELDIAGGKFVAKARFLAEAGWRALLGSKERDEENDGTPLPVVTKGDELLCERGEVQEKQTQPPRPFTDATLLSAMTGIARFVQDKDLKKVLRATDGLGTEATRAGIIELLFKRTFLFKKGRYIHSSPAGRALIHSLPEMAARPDMTAHWESTLTKISEKQCRYQDFMSPLVDTLHSLIQQARQQPAAHAFRGLPAPATDKTKRPRRKTAQKKESET from the coding sequence ATGCGTTTGTTTATTGCCGAAAAACCCAGTCTTGCCCGCGCCATTGCGGATGTTCTGCCCAAGCCCCATCGCCGTGGTGACGGCTACATTGCCTGCGGCAGCGACCAGGTGGTGACCTGGTGCGTCGGCCACCTGCTGGAGCAGGCGCAGCCTGACAGCTATAACAGCCGTTTTGCCCGCTGGTCGTTGGACGATTTACCGATAGTGCCGGAAAAATGGCGGCTGCAGCCACGTCCGTCGGTGGCCAAACAGCTCAACGTCATCAAAGGGCTGCTGGCACAGGCCAGCGTGGTGGTTCATGCCGGCGACCCGGACCGGGAAGGCCAGCTGCTGGTCGATGAAGTGCTGGATTACCTGACGCTACCTGCTGAAAAACGCGCGCAGGTGCAGCGCTGCCTGATTAACGACCTCAACCCCCAGGCGGTGGAAAGAGCCATAGGGCGGCTGCGTGAAAACCGCGAGTTTATCCCGTTGTGTGTCTCTGCGCTGGCGCGTGCGCGTGCCGACTGGCTGTACGGCATCAATATGACCCGGGCCTACACGCTGCTAGGGCGCAATGCCGGCTATGACGGCGTGCTTTCCGTCGGGCGGGTTCAAACTCCGGTGCTGGGGCTGGTGGTGCGTCGCGATGAAGAAATCGAAAACTTTGTGGCGAAAGACTTCTTCGAGGTCCGTGCCCATATTGTTACGCCCGCAGACGAACGGTTTGTCGCCCTGTGGCAGCCCAGCGCCTCCTGTGAGCCTTATCAGGATGAAGAAGGGCGTCTGCTACATCGTCCGCTGGCGGAGCATGTGGTAGCGCGGATCGGTGGACATCCCGCTCATGTCACCAGCTACAACGACAAGCGTGAAAATGAGACGGCACCATTACCGTTTTCGCTTTCCGCCTTGCAGATTGAGGCGGGCAAACGCTTCGGACTTAGCGCGCAGACGGTGCTGGACACCTGTCAGCGCCTGTACGAAACCCATAAGCTGATCACTTACCCCCGTTCTGACAGCCGTTACCTGCCGGATGAGCATTTTGCCGGACGGCACGCGGTGCTGAATGCGATTAATGTTCATCAGCCGAATCTGTCGCCGCCGGGCGATTTTAACAGTGACCAGAAGAACCGCTGCTGGGACGACAAAAAGGTTGATGCTCACCATGCGATTATCCCGACCGCGCGCAGCAGTCAGGTTAGTCTTTCGGATAACGAACAGCAGATTTATCGCCTGATCGCCACCCAGTATCTGATGCAGTTCTGCCCCGATGCGGTATATCGCAAATGCGTAATCGAATTAGATATCGCCGGCGGTAAGTTCGTGGCTAAAGCGCGTTTTCTGGCGGAAGCCGGCTGGCGCGCGCTGCTGGGCAGCAAGGAACGTGATGAAGAAAACGACGGCACGCCTCTGCCGGTAGTGACAAAGGGGGATGAATTGCTTTGCGAACGAGGAGAGGTGCAGGAAAAGCAGACCCAGCCACCGCGCCCCTTCACCGATGCAACTTTACTGTCAGCAATGACGGGTATAGCACGTTTTGTTCAGGATAAAGATCTCAAGAAAGTGCTGCGCGCGACCGATGGTTTAGGTACGGAGGCGACGCGCGCCGGGATCATCGAGCTGCTGTTTAAGCGTACCTTTCTGTTTAAGAAGGGGCGTTACATTCACTCCAGCCCTGCCGGACGCGCGCTGATCCACTCTCTGCCGGAGATGGCGGCGCGGCCGGATATGACCGCCCACTGGGAATCAACGCTGACTAAAATCAGCGAGAAGCAGTGTCGATACCAGGACTTTATGTCTCCTCTGGTCGATACGCTGCACAGTTTGATTCAACAGGCACGGCAACAGCCCGCAGCGCATGCGTTTCGCGGCTTGCCCGCTCCGGCAACTGACAAAACGAAAAGGCCCCGCCGTAAAACGGCGCAAAAGAAGGAAAGCGAAACATGA
- a CDS encoding DUF1496 domain-containing protein, with the protein MRLHLTLIVLLGLSASALAERVISNNGNQDGINTDVVVDMPREVWTQGGHDSQPPCQRCCVYENRHYTEGAVLKSEGVLLQCVRDENSLGTNNLIWRMVK; encoded by the coding sequence ATGAGACTGCATCTGACGCTGATAGTACTGCTCGGACTAAGCGCTTCGGCGCTGGCCGAACGTGTTATCAGCAACAATGGCAACCAGGATGGCATTAATACGGATGTGGTGGTGGATATGCCGCGCGAGGTCTGGACGCAGGGAGGTCATGATTCTCAACCGCCATGCCAGCGCTGCTGCGTCTATGAAAACCGTCATTATACTGAAGGGGCGGTGTTGAAAAGCGAAGGCGTATTACTCCAGTGCGTTCGTGATGAAAACTCGCTGGGAACCAATAATCTTATCTGGCGGATGGTGAAATAA
- the xthA gene encoding exodeoxyribonuclease III, whose translation MKFVSFNINGLRARPHQLQAIVEQHQPDVIGLQETKVHDDMFPLEEVASLGYHVFCHGQKGHYGVALLCKQQPVAVRRGFAGDNEDAQRRIIMADILTPAGPLTVINGYFPQGESRDHPTKFPAKEKFYRDLQSYLEQQQKADNQLLIMGDMNISSSDLDIGIGEESRKRWLRTGKCSFLPEEREWMSTLMNWGLYDTWRTQNATVNDRFSWFDYRSKGFDDNRGLRIDLILASRPLADRCVATGIDYDIRAMEKPSDHAPIWAEFSE comes from the coding sequence ATGAAATTTGTTTCTTTTAATATCAATGGGCTGCGCGCCCGCCCTCATCAACTGCAAGCCATTGTAGAACAGCATCAGCCCGATGTGATTGGCCTGCAGGAAACCAAAGTCCACGATGATATGTTTCCGCTTGAAGAAGTCGCCAGCCTCGGCTATCACGTCTTCTGTCATGGTCAAAAAGGCCATTACGGTGTGGCGCTGTTATGTAAACAACAGCCCGTCGCCGTGCGGCGTGGTTTTGCAGGCGATAACGAAGATGCGCAGCGCCGCATCATCATGGCGGATATCCTGACCCCTGCCGGGCCGCTAACGGTGATTAATGGCTACTTCCCGCAGGGAGAAAGCCGCGACCATCCGACTAAGTTTCCAGCCAAAGAGAAATTCTATCGCGATCTGCAAAGTTATCTTGAGCAGCAGCAAAAGGCCGATAATCAGCTGCTGATTATGGGAGATATGAATATCAGCAGCTCCGATTTGGATATCGGCATCGGTGAAGAAAGCCGTAAACGTTGGCTGCGCACCGGAAAATGTTCATTCCTGCCGGAAGAGCGCGAGTGGATGAGCACCTTGATGAACTGGGGGCTGTACGATACCTGGCGCACACAGAATGCGACAGTCAACGACCGTTTTTCGTGGTTTGACTATCGTTCAAAGGGCTTTGACGACAATCGCGGGTTACGAATCGACCTGATACTGGCGAGCAGGCCGCTGGCAGATCGCTGCGTAGCAACCGGTATTGATTACGACATTCGTGCGATGGAGAAACCTTCAGATCACGCCCCCATCTGGGCGGAGTTCAGCGAGTAA